GGCCTGGAAGCGGATGGGCCCGTCCGCGGGGGTGACCGGATCGCCCAACAGCGTATTGCTCTTGAGCGCTTGGTTCTCGTGGATGAGAACCCCGTTCAAGCGCACGGTAACCCGGGCCGTGTCGAGCATAACCTTGCCGGCCGAATCGAAAACGGCTTTGCTGAAATCCACGTCGTAGGTCTGCCAAGTTAGGGGCGGGAAACTCATGTTCAGGCGCGGCCCGACCAATT
The sequence above is a segment of the Fibrobacterota bacterium genome. Coding sequences within it:
- a CDS encoding DUF1080 domain-containing protein; the protein is LVGPRLNMSFPPLTWQTYDVDFSKAVFDSAGKVMLDTARVTVRLNGVLIHENQALKSNTLLGDPVTPADGPIRFQAHGDPVKFRNIWIVEKTGTAIRPPLPKGRTGKGGASFLPLPGRARIALNGRMAPPKPASGMYFPMNSNSGASALIR